One genomic region from Nostoc sphaeroides encodes:
- a CDS encoding O-antigen ligase family protein codes for MINIFFLLILFASLLGRIKFPGINIGIHYLLLPAFSFGVISLSLKSIPEVVKKHKVILISISLMYLWMWLSSLMSQFPTIAITYSLKYSTYYILFFAFLVLTFKSINLTFYYRCILYLLEIIAVLGFLEVLLPNQWIFKLLKFPSFYPEIGSIMQNPNQFGVIVAIGLCLSLILEKQNKISKIELYVSELIFIISLALSTSGNGWLTFMTGMLLLLIYKIISFRKMIYLTSFLFLCIVTIPVSTQRIGLANSKIFPLINIFSENSNLVNPNKKTLITIIKTGFSRFEMWQVAINETIKRPLSGIGIGVFPEQIGVKVWGHKGYHAHNIFLNVLAEQGIPGFLLFTNFLVKIIFKIKYINSLVTVPIIMFLASQMPDFFAEDYTFTTIEFYFIAAAINYRQNFVMQLKPEIIEDFQRSYD; via the coding sequence ATGATTAATATATTTTTCCTGCTCATATTATTTGCTTCACTTTTAGGGCGGATTAAATTTCCTGGAATAAATATTGGTATTCATTATTTATTACTTCCTGCATTTAGCTTTGGTGTAATTAGTTTGTCTTTAAAATCTATACCAGAAGTTGTTAAAAAGCATAAAGTTATTTTGATATCTATAAGTCTAATGTATTTGTGGATGTGGCTTTCTTCATTAATGAGCCAATTTCCAACCATTGCTATTACTTATAGTCTAAAATATTCTACTTATTATATATTATTTTTTGCGTTTTTGGTGTTAACTTTTAAAAGTATAAATTTAACGTTTTACTATCGTTGCATATTATATTTACTAGAGATAATTGCAGTTTTGGGTTTTTTAGAAGTTTTACTTCCCAACCAGTGGATTTTCAAATTATTAAAATTCCCCAGCTTTTATCCAGAAATTGGTTCAATTATGCAAAACCCTAATCAGTTTGGGGTAATAGTAGCCATTGGATTATGTTTAAGCTTGATTTTAGAAAAGCAGAATAAAATTTCTAAAATTGAATTATATGTCAGCGAATTAATTTTTATAATTTCCTTAGCTTTATCTACCAGTGGAAATGGTTGGTTAACTTTCATGACTGGCATGTTACTTTTGCTAATATATAAAATTATTAGTTTTAGAAAAATGATTTATCTAACTAGCTTTTTATTTTTATGTATTGTAACCATACCAGTTTCTACACAGAGAATTGGTTTGGCAAATAGTAAAATATTTCCATTAATTAATATATTTTCAGAAAATTCCAATTTAGTAAATCCAAATAAAAAAACGCTTATTACTATAATAAAAACAGGCTTCTCAAGGTTTGAAATGTGGCAGGTAGCTATTAATGAAACTATTAAAAGGCCACTTAGTGGTATAGGTATAGGAGTTTTTCCAGAACAGATAGGGGTAAAAGTTTGGGGACATAAAGGTTATCATGCACACAATATATTTTTAAATGTGTTAGCAGAACAAGGAATTCCGGGATTCTTACTATTTACTAATTTTTTAGTAAAAATAATATTTAAAATTAAATATATTAATTCTCTAGTTACTGTTCCGATTATTATGTTTTTAGCTTCTCAAATGCCAGATTTTTTTGCTGAAGACTATACTTTTACAACTATTGAGTTTTATTTTATAGCAGCAGCTATTAATTATCGACAAAATTTTGTGATGCAATTAAAGCCTGAAATTATTGAAGATTTTCAAAGAAGTTATGATTAA
- a CDS encoding glycosyltransferase family 4 protein — translation MINKHHFYLIFPNIFDFKGGIQVYSTFLLKALQEVYIEADYDVFLKYDKPNLKQQQNLQFLSLTKFHYFGNLPRLLQTILFATKIIILAIIQRPTIVISTHVNYTIACYILKLLTGIPYWVVAHGLEVWDIENNAIIKLGLRNADKIISVSNYTRQRLLQYKNIDADKIVILSNTFDANKFKINPKPNYLLKRYNLTEQQPVILTVTRLGRMAKYKGYDQMLYALLKVRLHVPNVHFILVGKGDDIPRIQALVNNLNLQDCVTIAGFVPDEELCDYYNLCDVFALPSKGEGFGIVYLEALACGKPVLAGKQDGSIEPLAEGKLGCLVDPDNVEEIADNLIQILQGDYHNPVIYQPEYLQQKTIEAFDFSQFRTNLAKMVDEHLVKI, via the coding sequence ATGATTAATAAACATCATTTTTACTTAATATTTCCGAATATATTTGATTTTAAGGGAGGCATTCAAGTTTACTCAACATTTTTGTTGAAAGCTTTACAAGAAGTATATATTGAAGCTGATTATGATGTGTTTTTGAAGTATGACAAGCCTAATTTAAAACAGCAGCAAAACTTGCAATTTTTAAGTTTAACAAAGTTCCATTATTTTGGAAATTTACCAAGATTATTGCAAACTATTTTATTTGCTACCAAAATAATTATTTTAGCTATTATCCAACGTCCTACTATAGTCATATCAACTCATGTTAACTATACCATTGCTTGTTATATTCTAAAACTTCTCACTGGAATTCCTTACTGGGTAGTTGCTCATGGCTTAGAAGTTTGGGATATTGAAAATAATGCTATTATAAAATTAGGATTACGAAACGCAGACAAAATTATTAGTGTTAGTAATTACACTCGCCAGCGCTTGCTTCAATATAAAAACATTGACGCTGATAAAATAGTCATTTTAAGTAATACGTTTGATGCTAATAAATTTAAAATAAATCCTAAACCTAACTACTTGCTTAAGCGATATAATTTAACGGAACAACAGCCTGTAATTCTAACAGTAACGCGGCTGGGACGCATGGCAAAATACAAAGGTTATGATCAAATGCTTTATGCCTTACTTAAAGTGCGCCTGCATGTCCCTAATGTCCACTTTATCCTTGTAGGGAAAGGGGATGATATACCTAGAATTCAAGCTTTAGTTAACAACTTAAATCTACAAGATTGTGTCACTATAGCAGGATTTGTACCAGATGAAGAATTATGTGATTATTACAATCTTTGCGATGTTTTTGCTTTGCCTAGTAAAGGAGAAGGATTTGGAATTGTTTATCTAGAAGCGTTAGCTTGTGGTAAACCTGTGCTGGCGGGTAAACAAGATGGTTCCATAGAACCCTTAGCTGAGGGGAAATTGGGATGTTTGGTTGATCCCGATAACGTTGAAGAAATTGCCGATAATCTAATTCAAATTCTGCAAGGGGATTACCATAACCCAGTAATTTACCAACCAGAATACTTACAACAAAAAACTATTGAAGCTTTTGATTTTAGCCAGTTTCGTACAAATTTAGCAAAAATGGTTGATGAGCATTTAGTTAAAATTTAA
- a CDS encoding chloride channel protein — protein MSLPVLNPRFRTWWQPRRGLAIAEACIIGLVAALSAVFLKVGSGWLGTWRVHTTHLLPAWLILPIIGLVLGFVAGWLVDRLAPEASGSGIPQVKASLANVPMTLSWRVAGIKLLSAIIAIGSGMTLGRQGPTVQVGAGLAAGMSRWVPTSPDHRRQMIAAGAGAGLAAAFNAPIAGVLFIVEELLQDLSGLTLGTAIIASFIGGVISRLLGGGSLDLNLQLTQSSSQFSIPEIPFFVLLGILAGLLGALFNRGLIFSIKFYRKLHISLPLRVALAGFISGVVVSMLPPSFRDNTGLRESLITGGSQPTVAAIAFAAQFILTLIAFGSGAPGGLFAPSLILGSCLGHIIGVSELYITGSGSPTTYALAGMGGFFSAVSKVPITAIVIVFEMTTDFNLVLPLMIVSVAAYLVADKVVPGSLYEKLLELKGITLTKEAPMEGALTKLTAKDVMQERVETLDAEMSLEEAMQSFARSHHRGFPVVEDNKLVGIVTQSDLLKIRDRNLANDIFLKEIMTPVPMTVTPIHTLSNVLYLLDRYQISRLPVVDGRKLIGIITRADIIRAEADHLNCDNRTPKLRPEPSYIVYQTRSPSTGNGRLLVPVANPETAGILLKMAAAIARDRHYEIDCVQIMLIPRHSSPSETQVRTAKSRRLLRQAEVLAKKWQIPLHTQIRVTHDVAQAILETINEQNIDLILMGWKGTTSTPGRIFGNVVDTVIRQATCEVVLVKLGTIEQSFNRWLVPMAGGPNSPLAIKLLPALITLGNDPKIGLTQVFKPSELKPDMSVSEQAIRHLMRRRKLSSSVVALPVQANSVAEGVINLVKTEGYDVVVLGASQEGLLQQAIQGNIPEAIASGVESTVILVRGAINK, from the coding sequence ATGTCTCTTCCTGTTCTAAATCCGCGCTTTCGCACCTGGTGGCAGCCTAGAAGAGGTTTAGCGATCGCCGAAGCTTGTATTATCGGTCTGGTTGCTGCTCTATCTGCGGTGTTTCTCAAAGTAGGATCGGGATGGCTGGGGACATGGCGAGTCCATACTACCCACCTTTTACCGGCTTGGCTGATACTACCGATAATTGGTCTTGTCTTGGGGTTTGTGGCTGGATGGTTGGTGGATAGATTAGCACCAGAGGCTTCTGGTAGCGGTATTCCGCAAGTAAAAGCCAGTCTTGCCAATGTACCGATGACATTATCTTGGCGCGTGGCAGGTATAAAATTACTCAGTGCTATCATCGCCATCGGTTCGGGTATGACTCTAGGACGACAAGGCCCCACTGTTCAAGTCGGGGCAGGTTTGGCAGCAGGGATGAGTCGCTGGGTTCCAACTTCTCCAGATCATCGGCGACAAATGATTGCAGCTGGTGCGGGTGCTGGTTTGGCAGCTGCTTTTAATGCCCCGATCGCAGGTGTATTATTTATCGTTGAAGAGTTACTCCAGGATTTATCAGGATTGACTCTGGGAACTGCAATTATCGCCTCCTTTATTGGTGGGGTGATATCCCGACTTTTAGGTGGTGGCTCTCTTGACTTAAATCTGCAATTGACGCAATCTTCTAGCCAATTCTCTATCCCAGAAATTCCCTTTTTCGTGCTTTTGGGTATTTTGGCAGGCTTATTGGGTGCATTGTTTAATCGCGGTTTAATATTTAGTATTAAATTTTATCGAAAATTACATATCAGCTTACCGTTGCGGGTAGCTTTGGCTGGATTTATCTCCGGTGTTGTTGTGTCCATGCTCCCCCCATCCTTTCGTGATAATACGGGATTGCGGGAGTCTTTAATTACTGGAGGTTCTCAACCTACCGTAGCAGCGATCGCCTTTGCAGCCCAATTCATTCTCACACTTATAGCATTTGGTTCAGGAGCGCCGGGGGGGTTATTCGCTCCGAGTCTGATTTTGGGTTCTTGTTTAGGACACATTATCGGTGTATCTGAGTTATACATCACAGGATCTGGTTCTCCTACTACTTACGCGCTAGCGGGTATGGGGGGATTTTTTAGCGCCGTTTCTAAAGTGCCAATCACAGCAATTGTGATTGTGTTTGAGATGACTACAGATTTCAATCTGGTGCTACCTTTGATGATTGTTTCTGTAGCAGCTTATTTAGTTGCGGATAAGGTAGTACCTGGTTCGCTTTATGAGAAACTTTTGGAATTAAAAGGCATCACTCTCACTAAAGAAGCTCCTATGGAAGGAGCATTAACCAAGTTAACTGCAAAAGATGTAATGCAAGAACGGGTAGAAACTCTAGATGCAGAGATGAGCTTGGAAGAAGCAATGCAGTCTTTTGCTCGTTCTCATCATCGCGGTTTCCCTGTGGTAGAAGATAACAAGTTAGTAGGGATTGTGACGCAATCAGATTTGCTGAAAATACGCGATCGCAATTTAGCCAATGACATTTTCTTAAAAGAAATTATGACGCCTGTCCCGATGACAGTAACACCAATCCACACCCTGAGCAATGTGCTGTATTTACTCGATCGCTATCAAATCAGTCGCTTACCTGTGGTGGATGGACGAAAACTGATCGGGATTATTACTCGTGCAGATATTATCCGGGCGGAAGCAGATCATCTCAATTGTGATAACCGGACTCCGAAACTACGACCGGAACCTTCATATATAGTTTACCAAACGCGATCGCCCAGCACCGGCAATGGTAGATTATTAGTGCCAGTAGCGAATCCCGAAACAGCAGGTATTTTATTAAAAATGGCAGCAGCTATTGCCCGCGATCGCCATTATGAAATAGATTGCGTGCAAATAATGCTGATTCCCCGCCACAGTTCCCCATCAGAAACACAGGTAAGGACGGCAAAAAGTCGCCGCTTGCTACGACAGGCGGAAGTCTTAGCAAAAAAGTGGCAAATTCCCTTGCACACGCAGATCCGAGTTACCCACGATGTAGCGCAGGCAATTTTGGAGACAATCAACGAACAAAATATCGATTTAATTTTAATGGGATGGAAAGGTACTACATCTACCCCTGGTCGGATTTTTGGTAACGTTGTAGATACCGTAATTCGCCAAGCCACCTGCGAAGTAGTGTTAGTAAAATTAGGCACTATTGAGCAATCTTTCAATCGCTGGCTAGTTCCGATGGCTGGTGGCCCCAATTCCCCACTGGCGATTAAATTGCTACCGGCTTTAATTACATTGGGAAATGATCCGAAAATTGGACTGACACAGGTGTTTAAGCCATCTGAACTCAAGCCAGATATGTCAGTTTCAGAACAAGCCATCCGCCATTTGATGCGGCGGCGCAAGTTGTCCAGTAGTGTAGTTGCTCTCCCTGTCCAAGCTAATTCAGTCGCCGAAGGTGTGATTAACCTAGTAAAAACCGAAGGTTACGATGTTGTCGTTTTGGGAGCATCGCAAGAGGGATTGTTGCAGCAGGCGATTCAAGGTAATATTCCAGAAGCGATCGCCTCTGGTGTAGAAAGTACAGTGATTTTGGTTAGGGGTGCAATTAACAAGTAA
- a CDS encoding Tab2/Atab2 family RNA-binding protein, whose protein sequence is MGSIWEIDFYSRPILDDNQKKIWEVLVCESPLDISTKVDSLFRYAQYCPSTQVNSGWLRTALQEAINQAGKAPIKIRFFRRQMNNMITKACQDLGIPAQPSRRALVLNQWLEQRMEEVYPQEAGYQGGANPSVRLEKPLPQRLPDALEGQQWVFVTLDAADLAEMPEWEIGFGEAFPLELAKVSPETRIPGILIFSPRALPLAGWMSGLDLAFLRFDTSVEARLLLETGVTESWIVANIKKPQLLAEAKGFEEAKQKANGVHFIGVQSDPKAEAFAGFWLLQEVNL, encoded by the coding sequence ATGGGCAGTATTTGGGAAATCGATTTTTACTCCCGTCCGATTTTGGACGATAATCAGAAAAAAATTTGGGAAGTCTTAGTCTGCGAAAGCCCGTTGGATATCAGTACAAAAGTAGATTCTTTGTTTCGCTATGCTCAATATTGTCCCAGTACCCAGGTAAATTCGGGCTGGTTGCGGACAGCATTGCAGGAAGCTATTAACCAAGCTGGAAAAGCACCAATTAAAATCCGCTTTTTCCGCCGCCAAATGAACAATATGATTACTAAAGCCTGCCAAGACTTGGGCATTCCCGCCCAGCCTAGCCGCCGCGCTTTGGTTCTCAACCAATGGTTAGAACAGCGCATGGAGGAAGTGTATCCTCAAGAGGCAGGATATCAAGGGGGGGCTAATCCCTCAGTCCGCTTGGAAAAACCCTTGCCGCAACGTTTACCAGATGCTTTGGAAGGACAGCAGTGGGTATTTGTTACCTTAGATGCTGCGGATTTAGCAGAAATGCCAGAGTGGGAAATTGGCTTTGGTGAAGCTTTCCCCCTAGAGTTGGCGAAAGTTTCACCCGAAACGCGTATTCCTGGGATTTTAATTTTCTCACCGAGAGCGTTGCCCTTGGCAGGCTGGATGTCTGGTTTGGATTTGGCTTTCTTAAGATTTGATACTAGCGTTGAGGCGAGATTGCTTTTAGAAACTGGTGTAACTGAAAGCTGGATTGTGGCAAATATCAAAAAACCTCAACTTTTAGCAGAAGCCAAAGGTTTTGAAGAAGCCAAGCAAAAAGCTAACGGAGTGCATTTTATCGGTGTACAGTCTGATCCGAAGGCAGAAGCTTTTGCTGGTTTTTGGCTGTTGCAAGAGGTGAATCTTTGA
- a CDS encoding HAD-IA family hydrolase produces the protein MEQPKVIFLDAVGTLFDVKGSVGEVYSQIAQEFGVTVSAETLNTAFIKSFKAAPPPMFPDAELQDIPQREFDWWRIIALNTFESAGVLKEFSDFSAFFSELYIHFGTGEPWFVYPDVLPALINWRRLGVTLGVLSNFDSRIYSVLQSLGLREFFTSITISTQVRAAKPDPQIFAIALDKHKCSPEGAWHIGDSIVEDYHGAKAAGLRGVWINRGK, from the coding sequence ATGGAACAACCGAAAGTTATTTTTTTAGATGCTGTGGGTACACTCTTCGATGTCAAAGGTAGTGTGGGTGAAGTTTATAGTCAGATAGCCCAGGAATTTGGCGTTACAGTTTCAGCCGAAACATTGAATACAGCCTTCATCAAAAGTTTTAAAGCAGCACCACCGCCGATGTTTCCAGATGCAGAACTGCAAGATATTCCTCAGCGCGAGTTTGATTGGTGGCGGATAATTGCCCTAAACACTTTTGAAAGTGCAGGTGTTCTCAAGGAATTTTCTGACTTTTCGGCTTTTTTTAGCGAACTTTACATCCACTTTGGCACCGGCGAACCGTGGTTTGTCTATCCCGATGTTTTACCAGCTTTAATCAACTGGCGGCGGTTGGGAGTTACTTTGGGGGTGCTGTCCAATTTTGATTCTCGGATTTACTCAGTATTGCAAAGTTTGGGATTGAGAGAGTTTTTTACCTCCATCACCATTTCTACCCAGGTACGTGCAGCTAAACCCGATCCTCAAATTTTTGCCATTGCCTTAGATAAACATAAATGTTCCCCAGAGGGAGCATGGCATATTGGCGATAGCATTGTAGAAGACTACCACGGGGCTAAAGCAGCTGGACTCAGAGGCGTTTGGATCAATCGTGGAAAATGA
- a CDS encoding NAD(P)/FAD-dependent oxidoreductase produces MTQQTSRICILGGGFGGLYTALRLSQLPWESPQKPEIVLVDQSDRFLFSPLLYELLTGELQTWEIAPPFEELLQGTGVRFYQGVVSGIDIDQKLVNIHEGPEIPYDRLVLALGGETPLDLVPGATSYAYPFRTISDVYRLEERLRFLEESDADKIRVAIIGAGYSGVELACKLADRLGERGRFRIVEIADQILRTSPEFNREAAKKALEARGVFIDLETKVESIEQNSISLEYKNQLDTIPVDLVIWTVGTRVAPVVKSLALKQNQRGQISTTSNLQVLDHPEIFALGDLADCHDIEGQQVPATAQAAFQQADYTAWNIWASLTNRPLLPFRYQQLGEMMALGIDNATLTGLGIKLDGRLASVARRIAYLYRLPTLDHQLKVGFNWLVRPIIETLSQ; encoded by the coding sequence ATGACTCAACAAACTTCTAGAATTTGTATCCTTGGTGGAGGCTTTGGTGGTCTGTACACAGCCTTGCGCTTAAGCCAGTTACCTTGGGAATCTCCACAAAAACCCGAAATTGTTCTGGTAGATCAAAGCGATCGCTTCCTATTCTCCCCTTTACTTTACGAATTACTCACTGGCGAACTGCAAACCTGGGAAATTGCCCCACCCTTTGAAGAACTTTTACAAGGCACTGGGGTGCGTTTTTATCAAGGGGTTGTGTCTGGAATTGACATCGACCAGAAACTGGTAAATATACATGAAGGCCCAGAAATCCCTTACGATCGCTTAGTACTAGCACTAGGAGGTGAGACACCGCTAGATTTAGTGCCTGGTGCTACATCCTACGCTTACCCATTCCGCACAATCTCTGATGTCTATCGTTTGGAAGAACGCCTGCGATTTTTAGAAGAATCGGATGCTGATAAAATTCGGGTGGCAATTATTGGGGCTGGCTACAGTGGTGTAGAGTTAGCCTGTAAGTTAGCCGACAGACTAGGTGAAAGAGGACGCTTTCGGATCGTTGAAATTGCCGATCAAATCTTGCGAACCTCCCCAGAGTTTAACCGGGAAGCAGCAAAAAAAGCTTTAGAAGCCCGTGGGGTGTTTATTGATTTAGAAACGAAAGTAGAATCAATAGAGCAAAATTCCATCTCCCTAGAGTACAAAAACCAGTTAGACACAATTCCCGTGGATTTGGTAATTTGGACTGTGGGAACTAGGGTTGCACCTGTAGTGAAATCTCTTGCCCTCAAGCAAAACCAGCGTGGTCAAATCAGTACTACATCTAATCTGCAAGTCCTCGATCATCCAGAAATCTTTGCCTTGGGAGATTTAGCAGACTGTCATGATATTGAAGGACAGCAAGTCCCCGCTACTGCACAAGCCGCTTTCCAACAAGCTGATTATACTGCTTGGAATATCTGGGCAAGTTTAACGAATCGCCCCCTGCTTCCCTTCCGCTACCAACAGTTAGGAGAAATGATGGCACTAGGCATAGACAACGCCACTCTTACGGGTTTGGGAATTAAACTAGATGGCCGCTTGGCATCCGTCGCCCGGCGGATTGCCTATTTATATAGATTGCCAACTTTAGACCATCAACTCAAAGTTGGTTTTAATTGGCTAGTTCGTCCAATCATAGAAACACTTTCTCAGTAA
- a CDS encoding 4Fe-4S single cluster domain-containing protein, which translates to MEIKPTDPSLALMEIPPGYLNIMGYVDQSEVNGPGCRAVVWVQGCLRECPGCFNTNSWSFEANQLIAVDTLADNILSNPRNTGVTFSGGEPFWQATALASLARKVKAAGLNVMSFTGFTLKQLQSQSAPPGSQELLEQLDILIDGPFVQSLAINSPNSPVSSSNQRVRVLNPAFQDQISWASDQIEIHILKDGGRIVTGYQGGLELT; encoded by the coding sequence ATGGAAATTAAGCCAACTGACCCATCGCTAGCACTCATGGAAATTCCCCCAGGCTATCTCAATATTATGGGTTACGTTGATCAGTCAGAAGTTAATGGCCCTGGTTGTCGTGCAGTCGTCTGGGTACAAGGTTGTCTTCGTGAGTGTCCTGGCTGCTTTAATACTAACTCCTGGTCTTTTGAGGCTAACCAATTGATTGCTGTTGATACCCTTGCCGATAATATTCTCAGCAATCCCCGCAACACGGGTGTAACGTTCTCTGGTGGAGAACCCTTTTGGCAAGCAACTGCACTAGCGTCTTTAGCTCGGAAGGTAAAAGCTGCTGGATTAAATGTAATGTCTTTTACTGGGTTCACTCTTAAGCAATTACAGTCTCAATCTGCACCGCCAGGTTCTCAAGAATTGTTAGAACAACTTGATATTTTGATTGATGGGCCTTTTGTACAATCTCTGGCAATTAATTCTCCCAACTCTCCAGTTTCTTCTAGCAATCAACGGGTTCGGGTGTTAAATCCGGCTTTCCAAGACCAGATTAGCTGGGCTAGCGACCAGATAGAAATCCACATTCTCAAGGATGGTGGACGCATTGTCACTGGCTATCAAGGTGGGCTGGAGTTGACGTAG
- a CDS encoding FecCD family ABC transporter permease: MTKPFQTIFTEHRVLWAVLLLSAALVVTLALSLSQGAVPLSMSELWQAILREGDPVKQTILWDLRLPRIIAALIVGAALGMSGALLQGMLRNSLADPFILGISAGAGLIVILMIVWQIFPIAIPLAAWMGAILTSAIVILLGRAGSGISVERLILGGVAVSSLLGAVQSTLLLLAEDGQIQIALSWLVGSLNGRGWQEIATAGPYIIVALIGGCLLARSVNVLALGDDLAVGLGVSLTRSRLLIGGVATLLAAGAVSISGLIGFVGLVVPHGVRLIVGTDHRFVLPLSALAGAWLLTFADLLSRLGAVELPVGSVTALLGSPLFIWLLYRRSAGFNKF, encoded by the coding sequence TTGACTAAACCATTTCAGACAATTTTCACTGAACACAGAGTACTTTGGGCTGTTTTACTCCTGAGTGCAGCACTAGTGGTAACGCTAGCGCTGTCGCTTTCTCAAGGAGCAGTACCTTTAAGTATGTCGGAACTTTGGCAAGCCATTCTCCGCGAAGGCGATCCGGTTAAACAGACAATTCTCTGGGATTTGCGTCTCCCACGCATTATAGCTGCTCTGATTGTCGGCGCAGCTTTGGGAATGTCAGGAGCATTACTGCAAGGAATGTTACGCAATAGTCTTGCTGATCCATTTATTTTGGGGATTTCAGCAGGTGCAGGATTAATTGTAATTCTGATGATTGTGTGGCAAATATTCCCGATCGCAATTCCTTTAGCGGCGTGGATGGGAGCTATTTTAACTTCTGCGATCGTTATTTTACTCGGTCGTGCAGGGTCGGGAATTTCAGTTGAGCGGTTGATTTTAGGCGGAGTGGCGGTGAGTTCTTTATTAGGTGCTGTACAAAGTACATTGCTGCTTTTAGCTGAAGATGGCCAAATTCAAATTGCGTTAAGTTGGCTGGTTGGTAGCCTTAATGGACGGGGTTGGCAAGAAATTGCGACAGCTGGCCCTTACATCATCGTTGCATTGATCGGGGGATGCTTGCTGGCGCGATCGGTAAATGTGTTGGCTTTGGGGGATGATTTGGCTGTGGGTTTGGGGGTTTCGTTGACGCGATCGCGCCTGTTAATTGGTGGTGTCGCCACTTTATTAGCCGCAGGTGCAGTCAGCATCAGTGGCTTGATTGGATTTGTTGGTCTTGTTGTCCCTCACGGTGTCCGCCTCATCGTTGGTACAGATCATCGCTTTGTTTTACCACTTTCCGCCCTTGCAGGTGCATGGTTACTTACTTTTGCAGATTTACTCTCTAGATTAGGAGCAGTAGAACTACCAGTAGGTTCCGTCACTGCGTTGCTGGGTTCACCGCTATTTATCTGGTTACTTTACCGTCGTTCTGCTGGGTTTAATAAATTTTGA
- a CDS encoding DMT family transporter — MSTSWIYLIAAIIFEVSGTTCMKLSQGFTKIGPSILIVVFYGFCFTFLTLALKKLEVSVAYSVWAGLGTVLIAIIGIIWFRESATLIKLISIALIIMGVIGINASGG; from the coding sequence ATGTCAACAAGTTGGATTTACCTTATCGCCGCAATCATTTTTGAAGTTTCAGGCACAACTTGCATGAAGTTATCGCAAGGATTTACTAAAATAGGCCCTTCTATATTAATAGTTGTCTTTTATGGATTTTGTTTTACTTTTTTGACCCTTGCTCTCAAGAAACTTGAGGTGAGCGTAGCTTATTCTGTCTGGGCTGGATTAGGAACTGTCTTAATTGCTATTATTGGTATTATCTGGTTTCGTGAATCTGCCACACTTATTAAGCTTATTTCCATCGCCTTAATAATCATGGGAGTAATTGGCATAAATGCAAGTGGGGGATAG
- a CDS encoding glycosyltransferase family 2 protein, translating into MISIITAVYNGEKFIESCLQVVIDQNCLEVEHIIVDGGSSDKTVDIIKDKANQYPHIRWISEKDRGQSDALNKGIAMAQGEIIGVLNVDDFYEINVLNRICEIFKTLPEPSLIVGNCNVCNLEGKLITINKAKQLRTIDLLLERRINEDGIIDASFPLNPSAYFYHKSLHQQIGLYKVEEHYAMDVDFLLKAVRSSHVKYFNETWGNYRYYPGTKTFDDSVRGMSLVRIRQLFNDYIKTLPLIEQWQIWLARNINFSLLKIFYFSKHPERLPESIKQRLTKYSRT; encoded by the coding sequence ATGATTAGTATAATTACAGCAGTTTATAACGGTGAGAAATTTATAGAATCTTGCCTTCAAGTTGTCATTGACCAAAACTGTTTAGAAGTCGAGCATATCATTGTCGATGGAGGTTCAAGCGACAAGACAGTAGACATTATTAAGGATAAAGCCAATCAATATCCCCACATTCGCTGGATTAGTGAAAAGGATCGAGGACAATCTGATGCTCTCAATAAAGGAATTGCTATGGCACAAGGAGAAATTATTGGTGTTTTAAATGTCGATGATTTTTATGAGATAAACGTTCTTAACCGCATCTGTGAAATTTTCAAAACTTTACCAGAGCCTAGCTTGATTGTTGGTAACTGTAATGTTTGTAATCTGGAAGGTAAACTAATTACTATTAATAAAGCTAAACAATTAAGGACGATTGATTTATTGTTAGAACGACGAATTAATGAAGATGGAATTATCGATGCTTCTTTTCCGTTAAATCCTTCTGCTTACTTTTACCACAAATCATTGCATCAGCAAATCGGACTATACAAAGTAGAAGAACATTATGCAATGGATGTAGATTTCCTTTTGAAAGCGGTTAGATCATCTCATGTTAAGTATTTCAATGAAACTTGGGGTAACTATAGATATTATCCAGGAACAAAAACATTTGATGATTCTGTAAGAGGAATGAGCCTAGTGCGAATAAGGCAATTATTTAATGATTATATCAAAACACTACCACTGATAGAACAATGGCAAATTTGGTTAGCTCGGAACATAAATTTTAGTTTATTAAAAATATTTTATTTTTCTAAGCATCCAGAACGATTACCTGAATCGATTAAGCAGCGATTAACTAAATATAGTCGAACCTGA